One Rhododendron vialii isolate Sample 1 chromosome 2a, ASM3025357v1 genomic region harbors:
- the LOC131313768 gene encoding F-box protein CPR1-like: MAFEKFVMVGNLQRKYWKEVRFPYKKHTIRSGPVVNGQLHWFACNSTNFITPQCIFSFDPRVDKFKKVPMPKPPKDEDEFFLLGLGVLDGCLCMIRHRKRNAEVWVMEAYGVQKSWNVRFVINKTFRVCSMFQPLCCTKDGKILTREHIGCDSGHVNVYNSNGDLDRDVPKPSNHETSLVAVAYKESLVKPTGYEWENEERRGIATYVEHFLLASPRIMTKGNGDSKWHVLEDPKEEEAEETRKKRSMRRIRQ, from the coding sequence ATGGCTTTTGAAAAATTCGTAATGGTTGGGAATTTGCAAAGAAAGTATTGGAAAGAGGTTCGCTTCCCTTATAAAAAACACACAATCCGTTCAGGGCCAGTTGTGAACGGACAACTTCATTGGTTTGCCTGTAATAGTACTAACTTTATTACGCCCCAATGTATCTTTTCCTTTGATCCGCGGGTGgataaattcaaaaaagtaCCAATGCCAAAGCCGCCTAAGGATgaggatgaattttttttgcttgggtTGGGGGTTTTGGATGGATGCCTCTGTATGATTCGTCATCGCAAACGCAATGCCGAAGTATGGGTGATGGAGGCATACGGTGTGCAAAAATCGTGGAACGTTAGGTTCGTCATTAATAAGACCTTCAGGGTTTGTAGTATGTTCCAACCGTTATGTTGTACAAAAGATGGTAAAATTCTAACGAGAGAACACATTGGGTGTGATAGTGGGCATGTTAACGTGTACAATTCTAATGGCGATTTGGATAGGGATGTTCCTAAGCCATCCAATCACGAAACCTCTTTGGTGGCAGTTGCCTATAAGGAAAGTTTGGTTAAGCCTACCGGCTACGAGTGGGAAAACGAGGAGCGAAGAGGGATAGCAACATATGTGGAACATTTTCTTTTGGCCTCTCCAAGGATAATGACAAAGGGAAATGGGGATAGTAAGTGGCATGTGTTAGAAGATCCTAAAGAAGAGGAAGCTGAAGAAACTCGAAAGAAGCGGAGTATGAGGAGGATTAGACAGTAG